From one Simplicispira suum genomic stretch:
- a CDS encoding SDR family oxidoreductase gives MTRTVQQLFDLTGKTALVTGGSRGLGLQLAHALGEAGAKIMLSSRKAADLELATAELQAAGIDARWIAADCAQEADVRRLADETLERMGDIDILVNNAGASWGAPAEDHPLEAWDKVMNLNVRGYFILSQQVAKRSMIARKRGSIINVASIAGLGGNQQGMNTIAYNTSKAAVINFTRTLAGEWGKYGIRVNAICPGFFPSKMTAGLLKTLGEENLKAHAPLGRLGDDEDLKGLCALFASDAGKHITGQYLAVDGGVSALVGG, from the coding sequence CTTTTTGACCTGACCGGGAAGACCGCCCTGGTGACCGGAGGCTCGCGCGGCCTGGGCCTGCAACTGGCGCATGCGCTGGGGGAAGCGGGGGCCAAAATCATGCTCAGTTCACGCAAGGCGGCCGACCTGGAGCTTGCCACTGCCGAACTGCAGGCGGCTGGCATCGACGCCCGCTGGATTGCCGCCGATTGCGCGCAGGAAGCCGACGTGCGCCGCCTGGCCGACGAGACGCTTGAGCGCATGGGCGACATCGACATTCTGGTGAACAACGCGGGCGCTTCCTGGGGTGCACCGGCCGAAGACCATCCGCTGGAGGCCTGGGACAAGGTGATGAACCTCAATGTGCGCGGGTATTTCATCCTGAGCCAGCAGGTCGCCAAGCGCAGCATGATTGCGCGCAAACGCGGCAGCATCATCAACGTGGCGTCGATTGCCGGTCTTGGCGGCAACCAGCAGGGCATGAACACCATTGCCTACAACACCTCCAAGGCGGCGGTGATCAACTTCACGCGCACGCTGGCGGGCGAATGGGGCAAGTACGGCATCCGCGTCAACGCCATCTGCCCCGGCTTCTTCCCAAGCAAGATGACTGCGGGCCTGCTCAAAACGCTGGGCGAAGAGAACCTCAAGGCCCATGCGCCGCTGGGTCGCCTGGGCGATGACGAGGATTTGAAAGGCCTGTGCGCGCTGTTTGCCTCGGATGCCGGCAAGCACATCACGGGCCAGTACCTTGCAGTGGACGGCGGCGTAAGCGCCTTGGTTGGAGGCTGA
- a CDS encoding PaaI family thioesterase — translation MLDFGVEIPFVTHLGFEMVRMQDGESELHYEARPEHLNSFGVTHGGASMTLLDVAMATAARSVAPEMGAVTIEMKTSFMQAAQGSLVAKGRLIHRTATMAFTEATVFDAKGRPCTHATGTFKYVRRLPVGPGSANDLRAISTD, via the coding sequence TTGCTTGATTTTGGCGTTGAAATCCCGTTTGTCACCCACCTGGGCTTCGAAATGGTGCGCATGCAGGACGGCGAATCCGAGCTGCACTACGAGGCGCGGCCGGAGCACCTGAACTCGTTCGGGGTGACGCACGGCGGCGCTTCCATGACGCTGCTGGATGTGGCAATGGCCACGGCGGCGCGCAGTGTCGCGCCCGAAATGGGCGCGGTCACCATCGAGATGAAGACCAGCTTCATGCAGGCGGCGCAGGGGTCCCTCGTGGCCAAAGGCCGCTTGATCCATCGCACCGCCACCATGGCGTTCACCGAAGCCACCGTGTTCGATGCCAAGGGGCGACCGTGCACGCACGCCACGGGCACCTTCAAATATGTGCGGCGCCTGCCGGTGGGTCCGGGCAGTGCCAACGATCTGCGCGCCATCTCCACCGATTGA
- a CDS encoding NADP-dependent oxidoreductase, translated as MPRNQQIHLDNRPQGEAVASNFKLVTTDTPALVDGQVLVRNHYLSLDPYMRGRMNDAKSYAQPQPVGEVMQGGTVGEVVESRSPKFAVGDKVVGFGGWQEYSVVDASQPGSLKKVDTTHVPLSYYLGAVGMPGVTAWYGLVKIIAPKEGDTVVVSAATGAVGSAFAALAKARGCRVVGIAGGPEKCKYAVDELHFDACIDYKEHSDGKAMGKALKEACPKGIDGYFENVGGWIMDAVMLRMNAFGRIALCGMIAGYDGAPLPMAHPALILVSRLKIEGFIVSEHMEVWPEALTELGTLVATGKLRPRESVAEGIAAAPEAFLGLLKGKNFGKQIVKLV; from the coding sequence ATGCCACGCAACCAGCAAATCCATCTCGACAACCGCCCCCAGGGCGAGGCCGTGGCCAGCAACTTCAAGCTCGTCACCACCGACACGCCAGCGCTTGTGGACGGCCAGGTACTGGTGCGCAACCACTACCTGAGCCTGGACCCCTACATGCGCGGCCGCATGAACGACGCCAAGAGCTACGCCCAGCCCCAGCCGGTGGGCGAGGTGATGCAGGGCGGCACCGTGGGCGAAGTGGTCGAGAGCCGCAGCCCCAAGTTTGCTGTCGGCGACAAGGTGGTGGGCTTTGGCGGCTGGCAGGAGTACAGCGTGGTCGATGCGAGCCAGCCCGGCTCCCTGAAGAAGGTGGACACCACCCATGTGCCGCTGTCGTACTACCTCGGCGCGGTCGGCATGCCGGGAGTGACCGCCTGGTATGGCTTGGTGAAGATCATTGCACCCAAGGAGGGTGACACCGTCGTCGTCAGCGCCGCAACCGGCGCCGTCGGCAGCGCCTTTGCTGCCCTGGCCAAGGCGCGCGGCTGCCGCGTGGTGGGCATTGCCGGCGGGCCGGAGAAATGCAAGTACGCGGTGGACGAGCTGCACTTTGACGCCTGCATCGACTACAAGGAGCACAGCGACGGCAAGGCCATGGGCAAGGCGCTCAAGGAAGCCTGTCCCAAGGGCATTGACGGTTACTTTGAAAACGTGGGCGGCTGGATCATGGACGCTGTGATGCTGCGCATGAACGCCTTTGGCCGCATTGCCCTGTGCGGCATGATCGCCGGCTACGACGGCGCCCCGCTGCCCATGGCTCACCCAGCACTCATCCTGGTGAGCCGCCTGAAGATCGAGGGCTTCATCGTCAGCGAGCACATGGAAGTCTGGCCCGAGGCACTGACCGAACTGGGCACGCTGGTGGCCACCGGCAAGCTGCGCCCGCGCGAGAGCGTGGCCGAGGGCATTGCCGCCGCACCCGAGGCGTTTCTGGGCTTGCTCAAGGGCAAGAACTTCGGCAAGCAGATCGTCAAACTGGTATGA
- a CDS encoding GNAT family N-acetyltransferase — MTLSWTCKRFDDLGVHALHDALALRCRVFILEQGPYQDPDEADKMSWHVLGHDEKDQLVACLRIVDPGARFAEPSIGRVVTAPEMRGQGLGRALMVEGLARCAKAWPGRAVRVSAQAHLQDFYGGLGFVPVGAPYLEDAIAHIEMLRPAEPALAKETP, encoded by the coding sequence ATGACTTTGAGTTGGACCTGCAAGCGCTTCGATGACCTGGGCGTGCACGCCCTGCACGACGCGCTGGCCTTGCGCTGCCGGGTGTTCATTCTTGAACAGGGCCCTTACCAGGACCCCGACGAAGCCGACAAGATGTCCTGGCATGTACTTGGCCACGATGAGAAAGACCAGTTGGTGGCCTGCCTGCGTATCGTGGACCCCGGCGCGCGCTTTGCCGAGCCTTCCATCGGCCGTGTGGTCACCGCGCCAGAGATGCGCGGCCAGGGCCTGGGCCGTGCACTGATGGTCGAAGGCTTGGCGCGCTGTGCCAAAGCGTGGCCGGGCAGGGCGGTGCGCGTCAGTGCGCAGGCCCATCTGCAAGACTTTTATGGCGGGCTGGGCTTTGTGCCGGTAGGCGCGCCCTATCTGGAAGACGCTATTGCCCACATCGAAATGCTGCGCCCTGCAGAGCCAGCGCTTGCCAAGGAGACACCATGA
- a CDS encoding glutathione S-transferase family protein encodes MSTELILHHYPASPFAEKVRMVLGFKQLPWKSVIIPSVMPKPDVVALTGGYRRTPVLQIGADIYCDTSLICEVLDHTQPEPVLYPPHLKGVSRVFAQWADSTLFWTAMAWNMQPKGLATLFAKLPPEVGSAFLDDRKAMSVNMTRLRTQDAAPAYRSYLRRIAHMVEEHDFLFGAEPCVADFAAYHPLWFTRVCTPSVADVFDHVPAVLEWMDRMAALGHGRMEKFNAQDAITVAAGAEPLPHMSAVFQDDHGIALGSEVTVAPESFGPEATQGTLVAATRTRYTLRREDPRAGVVNVHFPRIGYVLRSAPP; translated from the coding sequence ATGAGCACAGAACTCATCCTGCACCACTACCCTGCGTCACCGTTTGCCGAGAAGGTTCGCATGGTGCTGGGCTTCAAACAACTGCCCTGGAAGTCCGTCATCATCCCCAGCGTCATGCCCAAACCCGACGTGGTGGCGCTGACGGGCGGTTACCGGCGAACGCCCGTTTTGCAGATCGGCGCCGACATTTACTGCGATACCAGCCTGATCTGCGAGGTGCTTGACCACACGCAGCCCGAGCCCGTGCTCTACCCGCCGCACTTGAAGGGCGTCTCCCGTGTTTTCGCCCAGTGGGCCGACAGCACCCTGTTCTGGACCGCCATGGCCTGGAACATGCAGCCCAAAGGCTTGGCAACCTTGTTCGCCAAGCTCCCGCCTGAGGTGGGCTCCGCGTTTCTCGACGACCGCAAGGCCATGAGCGTCAATATGACGCGTTTGCGCACGCAAGACGCAGCGCCCGCCTACCGCTCCTATCTGCGGCGCATTGCGCACATGGTGGAGGAGCACGACTTCCTGTTTGGCGCCGAGCCCTGCGTGGCCGACTTTGCCGCCTACCACCCGCTGTGGTTCACACGCGTGTGCACGCCGTCCGTGGCCGATGTGTTCGACCATGTACCTGCCGTGCTCGAATGGATGGACCGCATGGCCGCGCTGGGCCACGGGCGCATGGAAAAATTCAATGCGCAGGACGCCATCACGGTGGCCGCTGGCGCCGAGCCGCTGCCGCACATGAGCGCTGTTTTTCAGGACGACCATGGCATTGCCCTGGGCAGCGAAGTCACCGTGGCGCCCGAGAGCTTCGGACCCGAGGCCACGCAGGGCACGCTGGTAGCCGCCACCCGCACCCGCTACACCCTGCGGCGCGAAGACCCGCGCGCTGGGGTTGTCAACGTGCACTTTCCTCGCATCGGCTATGTATTGAGGAGTGCACCCCCCTGA
- a CDS encoding SDR family oxidoreductase translates to MIEDFAGKTAVLTGAGSGFGLECARIGMQRGMNLVLVDVQQDALDAAESEAIAAGCQVLARRVDVSDAAQMEQLAQAVHERFGAPHFVFNNAGVGAGGLVWENSVADWNWVLGVNLWGVIHGVRLFTPMMLAAAKKDAAWRGHIVNTASMAGLLAPPNMGIYNVSKHAVVSLTETLYQDLSLVTDQVGASLLCPFFVPTGISQSHRNRPATLAADKPTQSQIIGQAMSDKAVGSGKITAAEVAHKVFDAVASGQFYIFSHPKALASVQTRMEDVIQARNPTDPFADKPELGQQLRAQLRTA, encoded by the coding sequence ATGATTGAAGATTTCGCGGGCAAAACCGCAGTACTCACCGGCGCTGGATCGGGCTTTGGGCTGGAGTGCGCGCGCATTGGCATGCAGCGCGGCATGAACCTGGTATTGGTCGACGTGCAGCAGGACGCCCTTGACGCCGCCGAATCCGAGGCGATTGCCGCGGGCTGCCAGGTGCTGGCGCGGCGCGTGGATGTGTCCGATGCGGCGCAGATGGAGCAGCTCGCCCAGGCGGTGCACGAGCGCTTTGGCGCGCCGCACTTTGTCTTCAACAACGCGGGCGTGGGTGCGGGCGGTCTGGTGTGGGAAAACTCGGTGGCCGACTGGAACTGGGTGCTGGGCGTGAACCTGTGGGGCGTGATCCATGGCGTGCGCCTGTTCACCCCCATGATGCTGGCCGCCGCCAAGAAGGATGCGGCGTGGCGCGGCCACATCGTCAACACCGCCAGCATGGCGGGACTCCTGGCGCCGCCCAACATGGGCATCTACAACGTCAGCAAGCACGCCGTGGTGAGCCTGACCGAAACGCTGTACCAGGATTTGTCGCTGGTGACGGACCAGGTGGGCGCCAGCCTGCTGTGCCCCTTCTTCGTGCCCACCGGCATCAGCCAGAGCCACCGCAACCGGCCTGCCACGCTGGCAGCCGACAAGCCCACGCAAAGCCAGATCATTGGCCAGGCGATGAGCGACAAGGCGGTGGGCAGTGGCAAGATCACCGCTGCCGAGGTGGCGCACAAGGTCTTCGATGCCGTGGCCAGCGGGCAGTTCTACATCTTCAGCCACCCCAAGGCGCTGGCCTCGGTGCAGACGCGCATGGAAGACGTGATCCAGGCGCGCAACCCCACCGACCCCTTTGCCGACAAGCCCGAGCTGGGCCAGCAGCTGCGTGCGCAGCTGCGCACGGCTTGA
- a CDS encoding methylated-DNA--[protein]-cysteine S-methyltransferase: MTALAGHTLFDTAIGPCGIAWGPRGIAGVQLPEADAEATRTRLLRFTGPLPQAMAPPEVLAAIREITALLAGESHDMSAIVLDLSGLTDFQRRVYALARAIPAGQTRSYGELAEDLGGKHLARAVGQALGFNPFAPVVPCHRILAAGQRPGGFSAHGGAATKLRMLAAEGAGPNGTGTLF; encoded by the coding sequence ATGACCGCGCTTGCCGGCCACACCTTGTTCGACACCGCCATTGGCCCCTGCGGCATTGCCTGGGGCCCGCGCGGCATTGCCGGGGTGCAGTTGCCCGAGGCGGATGCAGAGGCCACCCGCACACGCCTGCTGCGCTTTACCGGCCCGCTGCCGCAAGCGATGGCGCCGCCCGAGGTGCTTGCCGCAATCCGTGAGATCACTGCGCTGCTGGCCGGTGAATCGCACGATATGAGCGCCATTGTTCTGGACCTGAGTGGTTTGACCGATTTCCAGCGCCGCGTCTACGCGCTGGCGCGGGCTATTCCTGCGGGCCAGACGCGCAGCTACGGCGAATTGGCCGAGGACTTGGGTGGCAAGCACCTGGCGCGCGCCGTCGGTCAGGCGCTGGGTTTCAACCCGTTCGCGCCGGTGGTGCCTTGCCACCGCATCCTGGCGGCGGGGCAGCGCCCCGGCGGGTTTTCTGCCCACGGAGGCGCTGCCACCAAATTGCGCATGCTGGCGGCAGAAGGGGCCGGGCCAAATGGCACGGGCACGCTTTTTTGA
- a CDS encoding MFS transporter, with the protein MSTAPGHLPQAPSAKLLPTAPDGLPQPERGRAMLVILLGITMSVLDGSIVNLALPGIARELQASAASAVWVVNAYQIATLVMLLPLASLGDRIGYRRVYLVGMALFASSSIFAMLATSLPALIAARTLQGLGAAGIMSVNAAMVRLVYPRALLGRGMGINSMVVALAAVSGPTVAAGILSVASWPWLFALNLPLGAFTLWLGRKALPRNPVVSTAPRPAALDVVLNILMFTLIFLGGERLGMHGGVGSQGLPLAGLGLLAAGGVVGWIYLRRQWYLATPLFPVDLLRMPVFALSMASSVGAFGAQMLAYLSLPFLLLESYGRTPLRAGLLITCWPLAIFVVAPIAGRLIGRYPDGLLGTIGMSLFACGLWLLAALPASPGDLNIAWRMALCGVGFALFQSPNNHTIVTSAPQHRSGAASGMLGTARLTGQTTGAVLLAALFTVWPPSTGLGEKIALVVAGCLALVAAFASSRRVAAMKQDCA; encoded by the coding sequence ATGAGTACCGCACCGGGCCACCTCCCACAAGCGCCCAGCGCCAAGCTGCTTCCCACAGCGCCCGACGGGCTGCCTCAGCCCGAGCGTGGTCGCGCCATGCTGGTCATTCTTCTGGGCATCACCATGTCGGTGCTCGATGGAAGCATTGTCAATCTGGCGCTGCCGGGCATCGCCCGCGAGCTGCAAGCGAGCGCAGCCAGCGCCGTCTGGGTGGTGAATGCCTATCAGATTGCCACCCTGGTCATGCTGTTGCCGCTGGCCTCCCTGGGAGACCGCATCGGCTACCGGCGGGTGTACCTGGTAGGGATGGCGCTGTTTGCCAGCTCGTCGATTTTTGCCATGCTGGCGACGTCTCTGCCCGCGCTGATTGCGGCGCGCACGCTCCAAGGCCTTGGCGCCGCCGGAATCATGAGCGTCAACGCGGCCATGGTTCGGCTGGTGTACCCGCGCGCGCTGCTGGGGCGCGGCATGGGCATCAACTCGATGGTGGTGGCGCTCGCTGCAGTGTCCGGGCCGACCGTGGCGGCGGGCATCCTGTCGGTCGCCTCCTGGCCCTGGTTGTTCGCGCTGAACCTCCCTCTGGGCGCGTTCACCCTGTGGTTGGGGCGCAAGGCACTGCCGCGCAATCCGGTGGTCAGCACGGCGCCCCGGCCTGCGGCGCTGGACGTGGTGCTCAACATCCTGATGTTTACGCTCATTTTTCTTGGAGGCGAGCGCCTGGGCATGCACGGCGGCGTGGGCAGCCAAGGGCTGCCGCTGGCGGGCCTGGGGCTGCTCGCTGCCGGTGGGGTGGTGGGCTGGATCTACCTGCGCCGCCAGTGGTATCTGGCCACGCCGCTGTTTCCGGTGGACCTGCTGCGCATGCCGGTGTTTGCGCTCTCCATGGCGTCGTCGGTGGGTGCGTTCGGCGCGCAAATGCTGGCGTATTTGAGCCTGCCTTTTCTGCTGCTGGAGAGCTATGGCCGCACGCCGCTGCGCGCGGGCTTGCTCATCACCTGTTGGCCGCTGGCCATCTTTGTGGTGGCGCCGATTGCCGGGCGCCTCATTGGGCGCTACCCCGATGGCTTGCTGGGCACCATCGGCATGTCGTTGTTTGCCTGCGGCCTGTGGCTGCTGGCGGCGCTGCCTGCGAGCCCTGGCGACCTGAACATCGCCTGGCGCATGGCCTTGTGCGGCGTGGGGTTTGCGTTGTTTCAGTCGCCCAACAACCACACCATCGTCACTTCCGCGCCGCAGCACCGCAGCGGCGCCGCCAGCGGCATGCTGGGCACGGCCCGGCTGACGGGACAAACGACCGGCGCGGTGCTGCTGGCCGCGCTGTTTACCGTCTGGCCGCCCAGTACCGGCCTGGGTGAAAAGATAGCGCTGGTGGTGGCGGGGTGCCTGGCGCTGGTGGCTGCGTTCGCCAGTTCCCGCCGCGTCGCGGCAATGAAGCAAGATTGCGCCTAG